The following is a genomic window from Hydrogenobaculum sp. Y04AAS1.
TAGTGAAAAAATCACATTAAGACAGCTTGAAGATCATCTTTTTAAAGCAGCTGATGTATTAAGAGGCAGAATGGACACCCCTGCAGAAATATGGCAAAATGAGTAGAGTTAAGTCATATATACCTATAGAGTTTCCACCAAAAGATTTGCGATTAGAGCCATTTATAAAAAATATAGGAGAAGCACACAGAGGAATAGCTCTTTTTGATGGAATATTAAGAGCATTGCCAAATCCAGATATTTTACTTGCTCCATTGGCTACTAATGAAGCTGTATTATCAAGCAAGATTGAAGGAACTCAAACAACTTTTGAAGATGTTTTAAAAGAAGAGGCTGGCATAACTCCTAAAAACATCTCTCAATCTTTAAGAGAAGATTTAAAAGAAGTTTTAAATTATAAAAAGGCTTTAATATATGGCTCTCAGGCAATTGAGTATAGAGATTTAACTTTGTCTTTAATTAAAGAACTTCAAAAGATTTTATTAACTGATGTAAGAGGAAAGTATAGATTGCTCGGTGAGTTTAGGAAATCTCAAAATTGGATTGGCTCTCCCGGTAGCTCTATGGAAAATGCAAGATATGTACCACCAGACCCTATTATTTTGCCAGAGCATCTTGAATACTGGGAAAAGTTTTTAAAATCTGATGATTATCCTGATAAAATAGTCCAGCTTGGTTTATTGCATGCTCAGTTTGAAATCCTTCACCCTTTTGAAGATGGTAATGGTAGGGTTGGGCGTCTTATAATTCCTTTATTTTTGTATTGGAAAAGCCTAATATCAAGGCCAAGTTTTTATTTGAGTGAGTATTTGGAAAAAAATAGAACTGAGTATTATGATAGATTGCTAATGATAACTAAAGATAATAATTGGAGCGGTTGGATAGATTTCTTTTTGACGGCAGTCATCCAGCAGGCTAAAATAAATATTGATAAAGCTCAAAAGCTTTTGAATCTTTACAATGAGATGAAAGATGGATTCATACAAGCGACTAAATCTCAATATGCTATTCCTGCCCTTGATGCATTTTTTAGACAGCCAATAATTACCACTACTAAATTTAAAGAGGCAATAGGTGCTCCTAAAAAAAGCTCTTCTAATGAAATTTTAAAAATATTAGAAAAGTCTGGATTAATAAAGCTTTATGAAATGGCGGAAGGGAATAAACCTGCAAAGTATGCTTTTATTAAAATATTGGAGATTGTGGGAGAAGCTGAGATATGATAATTTTTGAGTACGGTCTAACGTATACAAATTTTTTTGCTTACGTTAATAATTGTTTTACCGTAAACAAAGCAGTTTGTGGACGCTATAAGGTACGCAAAAATTTTGTGTGTGGTGATTTTGATTTTAATGCACACGAAAATTTAAAGATCTGGGAGAGGTTAGTAAAAAACTTAAATTAGCTGTAACACCAGCAAGAGATCGGGAATATTTCTTTTGTCTTGGGTTAAAGATTTGACAAAAAATAAGTATTTAACTTCCAATAAATCCTCTTACAAGTAATACAAGTCATTTATAACTTCTTTAAGCGATTTTAAGATATCCAACTTACTGCAATTTTGCAGTAACATATTAATCTGATCTCAAACTTCGTGCCAATCTTTTGGAAAACTAAAATTATATATTGTTCAATCAAACTTATTATAATAAAATTATGCTTGTAATGATATTATGGCTTTTGTCTTTGGTGATACTTGTTTTTGGGATTTTAGGGATATTGGGGAAATTGTTTGGAAGTCA
Proteins encoded in this region:
- a CDS encoding Fic/DOC family N-terminal domain-containing protein; its protein translation is MSRVKSYIPIEFPPKDLRLEPFIKNIGEAHRGIALFDGILRALPNPDILLAPLATNEAVLSSKIEGTQTTFEDVLKEEAGITPKNISQSLREDLKEVLNYKKALIYGSQAIEYRDLTLSLIKELQKILLTDVRGKYRLLGEFRKSQNWIGSPGSSMENARYVPPDPIILPEHLEYWEKFLKSDDYPDKIVQLGLLHAQFEILHPFEDGNGRVGRLIIPLFLYWKSLISRPSFYLSEYLEKNRTEYYDRLLMITKDNNWSGWIDFFLTAVIQQAKINIDKAQKLLNLYNEMKDGFIQATKSQYAIPALDAFFRQPIITTTKFKEAIGAPKKSSSNEILKILEKSGLIKLYEMAEGNKPAKYAFIKILEIVGEAEI